GACAGGGACCGCTTGGTGAACGCGTCCGCCTCGCCTTGCCACGCGGTCGTTAACCGGGTGATCGTTGCCGGTGACAGGCCATGGCTACTGCCTAGAAACTGCTCCAACGCCGGAGCGAAATCATTCGACGACAGACCGTGTAGGTACAACAACGGCAGCACTTCAGCGACCTGCGGGGACTTACGCGCCCACGCGGGCAGGATCGCTGAGGCGAACCGGGCCCGCGCCCCAGTGCCCTCCTGAATCCTCTTGTCGTTGACCCGAGGTGCCCGGACCGGCACCGCGCCCGCCGCAGTGCTCACCTCCCGCGGCTCGTGGAACCCGTTACGCACCACCAACCGGTGACCATCAACGTCGAGCTGGTCCGCGAACGCGTCGATATACGCGGCGACCTCACCCTGCAACGCTGCCGCAAGCATCTGCCGGGCACCATCACGCACAATCTGATCCAGCAACGACCCGCCCTCAACCACGGCGATCTTTTCGTTACTGTCCTCGCTGGACCCGCGGTTCTCCTGAGCTACCTTGAGCATGGGCGTACCTTCCCGAGCCGGCGCGCCAACGCCGACCCCGATCAGAACTTGCATGGGCTTCAGATCTTGCTCGGGAGGTACGCCCTCTTCACGTCACCTCGCCGAACTCCATCCACAGGTTCTGATCATTACTCAAGTTCCACCACCGACGCCCACTGCACCTCTCGGTGCAGCACGGAGGATCTCAGACAACTCGTCGTCGGTGCGGCTGGCGAGCGAAGCGGACAAGGACTCGTGACGGATGCGCCGGGTACTGAGCATCACGTCATTCTGCCCACTGCGGACATGCGAGACATGGGGCAGAGGCGAGGAGGGCTTCGGGGCGGTCTCCAACAGCGAACGATGCCCCTAGACGTCATGCGGTGAGGACTTCGCCACTGTTGGCGGTAGAGGGGAAGTTCGCCTCGTCACCGGTTTGGGATCCCGTCCCGGTCGCCGATCGCTCAGCGTGCACCCCGCCCATCGTGCTTACCGCCAAGTCTGTGTGGAGGGCGAACCCGGGCACCGACAGGGGACGTGGCGGACCCGGTGGGGTTGTCCGGTCTGAGGCTGACCTACTTGGCGGGGTTCTCGTCCGGGTTCCTTTTGCGTAGGGCACGCTTGTTGATGTGGCTAGTTCGTTGCGGTTGGTGGAGAACGTCCGAGGGGACGCGGACGGCGGCGGTGCTGTTCGCCGATCGCGGCGCGGCTACTTGGATTTTGTCGTCGACGGTGCGCCGCTCGGCGACAAGTTTGCGTCTGTCCTCGGAGGTGCGAACATGCCTGCCGACTACGTGCCGGTCCTCGTGCTGGACTGGCCGATCGGTTTTCCGGCTGACGACTATGGGCGCCTGGTTGGGGAGCTTTCCGCTCCGCTGCCTGATGATCGGGTGCCGCTTTACATCTGCGCGGAGTGCGGCGACCTTGGGTGCGGTGGGGTGACGGCTGTGATCGAGCGAACCGCGGACACCGTGGTGTGGCGTGACTTTGGATATCAGAACGACTACGAGCCGTTTGACTCCGATGACGTGTTGCCGTGTGTTGGTCCAATCATGTTCGACCAGCACGCCTATCTCAGCGCGTTGTCGGGTTTCAAGGACCGTTGGCCGACTGCGGATCGGCTACGAGAATAAGGCTGATGCCGCGGCCCATTGACCGGGAGGCACGACAGCTCGACGGAAGTTCGGCTCCGTCCCCGCAAGTCGAACGACATGCGGCAACAGATCGGCGCCCGATAAGCGTCTGCCGCGCCCGGTCAGCCATCGCCGTAACGGGATCCGTATGCGGGTCGTGTGGCGCCACGGACCCAGCGCACAACGTCTGTAGTCAGTGATGGGCCTCTGACCTAGCTGCTGAGCCGGCAGATATTCCTACACTTGCGGACTAGGGGCTTATCTACCCCGGACGCCTCCGGGCTCCCGGGGGTGGCTCGCTGCAACTTTGTGAGAGAGACAGAACAATGCCGCTACGTGTCGCTCAACCTACCTCGCCTGTTCTGGAGACGTGGCGGGTGATGCTGCTCGGTCGGCTGCTCTTCACAGTGTTCGGCGCTGGGGGGCTACTGCTGTGTATCCCGCCATTCGTCACAGATATGAGCCAGTACCGGGATTGGAGCCTATGGCTTATTTTTGCACTGAGCCTGGCGGCAATGATTCTGCCCTGGCGGTTGGTGGTGCGCCTGCACGAGGACGCTCTATTCACCCAAGGACTCCTACTCAGCCACGTCATCCCAATCGCCGAAATCTCTCTCATCGCCCCCGACTCCAGCGGACTCGGAATTTGGTGGGGTGACGGGCACAACATGACCACCAGCTTCGTCGGCGAACGAGGCCTCCTGTCTGACCTGCTCGGCAACGAAGGCAAAGGCGGGCGGATAGAAGACCGCATCCTGGACGCAAGAGACGCCTACCTGACCGCCCACGGCCTTACCGCTCTTCCCGACCCCACGACGAAGCATCAACAACAAGTCGACGACTTCTGGCAAGGCCGACCACACTGACCGGCAGCGTGATGGCAGGTCTCCCACATGCTCAACGCAAGGTCCGATAGTCCCCGAATGAGGAACGGTTACCGGCGACAGATCGACGTGGGCGTGAGCATCCGACGTGCCGGTCCAGCCATCGCCGTAAAGGGATCCTTGACCGGCGATCAGTTACTGACGGTTCTTCTACCGGAGCGGTGGAGGATGGCGTGATGAAAATCCGACCGGCTACCGCGGTTGATGTTGCCACGGCGCCGGACTGGCTCGAGGGTGTGGATCTGCGTCCGGACCGGTGGCGCGACCAGTGGACTCGCGCGGCCGTTGGCTTCGATGCCGAAACGAAGGCGCTACTGGCGGTGGGGCGGATCTTCACTTCCCGTGTCCACGACGACCGGTACTGGACCGAGATCATGGTGGCACCACCACTGCGGCGACGCGGCCACGGCACAAGAATCGCTGAGCATCTCGCGACCTTGCGGCCGGACCCATGGCCGATGTGCGACCGGGGATTTGTCGGGACCGAACGGGTGCTCTTCTCTCGCAGCCTCGGCGCGCTTCCGTATCAAACGTGCCCTCCCGAGCATGTGCGCACCGCAGACGCAGCCGGACTAGCTACCTCGGGGGCCGTTCAAACGCAGCGCGGTACCGACGTCGGGATTAACGAACTTCGTCGGGCCTGGGTTGACCTGTACGCGTGGATGCACGCTGACTGGTCGCCGGTCGCTGCTGGGTTCGAGGAGTCACTGCTGGAAGACTTTCAGGACGTGGACCTAGTCCACACCCGCGTCGTTGTCGTTGACGGTCAGATCCGAGCCGGTGCCTTCGTCTTTCCCGACGAGCCTCACCCGGTCGTAGTGGCTGAATGCCGCACCCGCACCGAAACCAACGGGTTAATGCTTCTCCGTGCCTGCGTGCGAGACAGCCTGCTGTCGTTATCCGTTAGCAACGTCACCGATGTCGACTTTGACGGCCACGACACGGACCGCCACTTCCGGCCGCTACTTCAAGAGATACCGGCTTCTGGTACCGCTTTCGAGCTCCTGGAGTGGAACTGAACGCGGTCCCACCACCAACTGTGAGCGACCGGTCAGCGATCGGTGATCGGTGACGGTTGCCGTTGTGGGTACGGCCTTGCCGCATCCGTCGTGAGGCGTCAAAACTGGCGAGTCGCGTTGTGGTGCCAGGATGACGCCATGGGTGATTTTTCAGCGGGAGAAGACATCTGGACCGAGAGGCTGGGGAATCTGCGCAATACCGTCCGGCAAGAGCTGATCGGTCGCCACCTTGATGATCACGTCCGGGACGGGGCCAGGGTGCTGGATATCGGGTGTGGGCAGGGTACCCAAGCAATTCGGATGGCCCGCCGAGGGTGCAGCGTCACCGGAGTCGATCCTTCAGAGCAGCTGTTCGCGAGGTGCGCGGCTGACGCTGAGGTTGCCGGGGTCGCCGTGGATCTGCATCAAGGTCACCTGCAGGATTTGGATGCTGTGCTGGGTGACCGCACTTTCGAGGTGGTCTGTGCCCATGGGGTGTTGATGTATCTGGATGATCCGCTGCTCGCGTTGGACGTACTGAGCGATCGGGTCGCACCCGGTGGTTTGCTGTCCGTGACGTTCCGCAACGGTGATGCTTTAGCGTTCCGCCCCGGGTTGAGAGGTCAGTGGCAGGCTGCCGTCGAGGCCATGGATGCCACCACGTACGTCAACGAAATCGGCGTGCGAGCCAGGGCCGATCGCCTCGAGACGGTCACTGACCACTTGATACGTCGCGGAATGAGTATCGAGGCCTGGTACGGCGTGCGGGTTTTCACCGACGCCTTACCCAGTGAACAGAGCGCAGTAGTCGGGCCGGACCTGGAATGGTTACTGCGAGCAGAGCAACAAGCCTGTGCCCGAGACCCCTACCGACGGCTCGCCTCCCAACTCCACGTACTGGCACAACAGCCAGACCCTTCTCAACCCCACGGGCCAACTGCGCGGTAGAGGATCGCTGACCGGGACGTCCTACCTCGGGCGGCAGAGCCGGCACGGCCGGCCGTGCCGGCTCGCGCACGTCGGTCTACCGTCAATCCGATTTTCGTCATACGATATTTCTATGGTGAGCGAAGAGCAGATCCAGCAATGGGCAGACGAGGCCGAGGCCGGGTACGACGTAGAGGAGTTGAAGCGTCGCGGGCGCGGTCGTCCAGGGCGTGGGGCTGAGCCAATGCAGGTTGTTGCTGTGCGCCTGACAGCGGAGGAGGTCGCCACGTTGGATGAGGTGGCCAAGCGTGAACACCTGTCGCGTTCTGAGGCCATCCGGCGGGCTCTGGCCGACTTCGCAGCGTGAAGGTGCACCGCAGCGCGCTCAAACATGGGGTGTCGAGCGAGGACGCAGTGCAGGCCGCCGACTGGCCGCAATGGATCGAGCCCCTTGAGGACGACGGCTGGCCGCATCGTGAGCTGCGGCTCGGCTTCGACACGCAGGCGCGGCTGCTCGAGACCGTTGTGCTCATCTTCGACAGTGGTGAGGAGCTAGTGATCCACGCGATGCCAGCGCGCAAGCAATTCTGGGAGCTCGTGCCCTGAGGCCGCGAGCACTTCGCGCGAACCGAAACCTTGCCCCTAGCGAGACGCCCGCCAGAAAGGTTGTTCACCCGTCCCGTTCGCCGATCCGCTTGCGGACGCGGTCACCGCGACTGTGTTCCGTATAGAGCACCCGAGTGGGACGGTCCAGCTGTTGTGAGCTCGAGGGCCGATTTTGCTGCTGGTGCTCGCCGGTGACGGTTCCGCGTACGGGACGCGATCGATAGTCGATTGTCCAGGTGGCCGAGTCCTTGGTACGGGAAACGTCGAGGCTGGTGTGGCAGATTGAGCGTCGTGTCTGATGGACAGCGTTCAATCGACCCTCCGCGCAGCTGGGGCCCAAGTGCTCGCTCTGGCCAGCGTGGATCGCAGTACGGCGCGCTCGAGGTGGTGTTGTCGCGGCAATCACTGGCTGGGGTAGTCAAAACGCCGCTGGCCGAGCTCGTTGGCCAACTCAGCCTTCGGGTTGAGCACTCGTTCAACGACCAATACGACGGCGAGTTCGCCTATTTCGAGACCGACCACGACACCTTCACGCTGGTGCACTGGGAACCCAGTGAGTATGTCGAGGTCTGGGCATCAGTCTGGCCTGAGAACCCACGGCCCAGCTCTGCGGAATTCCCGGTCGGGACCGAGGAGTTCCGCAGATTTCTTGACCTCATCAACCTGCCATCAGACGACATCTACATACCGCACGGCCTTAGCCCCCAACCCTCGCCTAGCTAGCTAATCCACGATCGTCGACCGGGGTGTCATGCAGCGCGAGCCTGCTGCATGACTTAGGCGCCGAATACCCGGCGATAGGCTCAAATTGTGCGAGATTCTGCTCCTGCCCTCGTCTTGATGAGTGATTACGCTGCTCGCACTCCGCTGTGGCACGCAGACGGCGGCAACCTGAGCGACTTGGCACCCTTGAGGTTGGCCCCTCATCTTGTGCAGGACCTGCTGAACTGGCAGCGGTACTTCGACCAACACTTCCACTTCGACCGCACGACGAACTGGGACACGGCGGAGGCGGCATCTTGGTATGAAGCCCAGGGCCGGATGCTTCACACACGCCTAATCCGAGCGCTGCCTGCTCGATCAGTCACGCTCGATCTGTGGCCTATTGAAGGTGTCGCCCCCGGAACATGATCGGACACAACGCGTGAGCACCGACTCCGTCCCGATAGTCGATCGTTGACTGGGCGGGCAGTAAGCCTCCGGGGCATGGTCGCGTGGATTAGTTGTGGGATGTGACTCGTCGAGTTTCGGGGTGTTGTCGATGGCGTCAAGGGGCGGGTAGGGGCGGTAGAACTACTCAGTCGGGTGCGTAGTTCTACCGGTGTCCGCGTCCCGGCCGGCCAACCAGGATGGACGCCATGGTCTTGTGGATGCGCGGCGCCGTCCGCGCCGGTGGCGTGTTCCTCGTCGCGCTCATAGGAATGTGGGCGTTAGGGTGGCGATGGGAAATGGACGCATCTTTGGCTGCCCGGCCCGCCCTATTCATCGTCGTACTGGAAGTGATCTGGGCCCGGATAGATACAGCGCGCCTGGGGCCCGTTGCTAGCGAATGGGTGTGGGCCCACGCCGCGATTTGGGTGGCTGCGGGAGTCAGCGTCGCTGCCCTTCTGCGGGGCATGCCGGTGATCGTCATCGTTGCGCTAGTAGCCGGCGTTGCGGCAGGTGTGGCAGTACCAGCCTGGGCCGCAGTCGGAGGTGCCCACCGCACGCAGGCGTCGATGGATGGCCCATCGCGGCCGGTGTCTGCTGCGGCCATGACGGTAGTGACCGTTGGCGGGGTCGCGGCGCTTCTGGTAGTTCCACTTGTCGTGCTCGGGTGGCTTGCAACAATCGCGTGGACCGGCTGCTTCATCGAGTGCAAGCAGCCGGATCACTTTGCGGCCGTGAGGTTGGCCGCAGGTGCGGGCGTGCTGCTGATCGACCTGGTTGCCTGGGGCATGGCGGCCTGGCGCAGATTTCCCAGGGTGCTGACAGGCATTGCGGCTGTGCCACTTGTCGTGGGCGCCGCGGCTGTTTATCTCATGAGGTAACGAGATACGGCAATAAACACGCACCGGGCTTCATCACCGAAGTTACGCCACGATGTGTCCGCGTCGGCGTCCTACACAAACTCGCTGCAGCCCAGATGACGATCCATGACCGGCGACGATTCACCGGAAAACCAGGACAAGCTCCAACGGTTAGCGGGCGCGGCCGCACGCGCGTTGAGAGTTAGCCATCAACGGGCTCGTCCTCGGGAGGGAAGCGCCGGTCGAACACGTCGCCAGCTTTCTTCACCGTTTTCGGTCCTGTTGGCGAACTGGCCAGGCTGATGAACGTTCCGATCGGTGGTGGCGTAACAAGCGCTACGCCGGTCAAGACAGCGGCCCACATTAGCCACACCCACAGGACCAATATCTGGCGAGCCTGTTTTCGCGAGATCCGAGGTCGTGCGCGAAACAGGGCTTCGGCGGCGGCGTCGATCGCCGCGGATAGCTGAGCCTCCGCAACGATTCCGGTCTCCGCTGCCTCCAGCGTCGCTGCGTCAAACTCGCCGTGCTCGACTAGCCCCGCCAGCCGCTCGAACCCGGCTGCGGTTGGAAATTCTAGGCGCAGACGCGATAGATCGTTGATCTGCTCCAAGGAGTGGGTGAACTCCGGATTAATCACCAGTCCGGCTAGTCGAGACTGCGCGCGTGCCATCTCCATCAGAGGAACCGCCAGCGCTTTTGCCCACTGTCTTTGCTGTTCTGCAATCTGAGTAAACATCGGTTCTAGTACCAGTCGAACACCCGACTGTTGGGCCATCTGAGCAAAGAGTTGTGGCGCGACCACTCTTGTCGCTGCCTTATTTTGCAGTTGAAAGGCTTTTAGCACAGGTAGCACCTGGGCGGCGACGTCCGCTGCTATCGGCCGAGTGAGCTGCTGCAGCGCGCTTGCGAGTGGGCCGTTGATCTGCTTTTGAAGCTGATTCAGAGAGTTCGTGAACGCTGGTGTGGAGAGCGCGCGGATAAGGGCGGCCTGCTGCTCCTTCGTGAGGTGTGGCTCGTCGTCACCGTCATCGGTCGCCGTAGTTGTCATCACGTCCCGACTGTAGGTCGAAATCGCAGCGTGGAGCGGTTGCTATGCACGGACGCACCGAACCGGGATCCGCGGGTGGTTTAGGAGTGGCGGGTGGTGACCGCTCTTCTAGGATGCGAGGCTTGATGATCATGCGACAGCGGGTGGCAGCACTGATCGAGCGAGACGGGCAGCTGCTCGTAGTTCGTCAGCGGGCACGGGGTCTATTGGGTCGTCACGACGGGGACGTTTATTTGACTCCGCCTGGTGGTGGCGTCGAAACCGGAGAGTCACTGTTCGAGGCTCTGGTCCGTGAGGTACAGGAAGAGGTCGGTCTGGTCGTGACCGAAGCGAGCCTTCTGTCCCGGATCGATCACACAGGTGGCAACACTGCGCTCTTTGAGACCGTCGTTCAGCCCGGGGAACCGGTATTAGGTCTAGATCCCGAAAATGAGTGCCTCTGTCCTCGGCTCGTCGGGCTGCAATGGGTTCCGGCGATACCGCACGAACGTTGGTGTCAGCCGGGCGCGGGATCGAGGCTCAAGGTCGTTGTCTCGGGTCCATCACCGAACGCCGGATGCGTGTCTTGACCATCATGGCCATCCGCCGCGTCTGACAACGCCTTCTTCGAGCATGTCGAGTAGGCGCCCGTTTGCCGATCGCCATACGCCCATCGGCACGTGGCAGTTGCGAATCGGTGCGATCCTGAGCCATGCGGTGGTGGCGACGGGAAGTGATTCGTATGGTCTCAGGTCCTTTGGGCCCGATGGAGCCCGTGTTGTCCGCTGAGGAGCGTGGCAGTGTGACGCCAGCACACCGCCAGCTCATCTCTACTCTCACCCGGAGCCAAGAACTCGAGTGGTCTGGTGTGGCGTTGTTGTCATGCCTGCGGTGGTTGTGCACCAGCACGCTGACTGAGGCGCCCGAGGTGCAGGTGGATGGGGCGTGGACCGATGGGTCCGACGCGTTCTGTGTCGTGTACCGGGTGCCTTACGGGCCCCCGAGGGGGGTCGGGTTTAGGTGTCACCGGGCTGATGGCAACCCGATCGGAACGATTGATTCTGATGGCGACGACTCAGAGCCTGTGGAATTCGGGCGGCAGGTCGCCGATTTCGAGATCGGAGAACCCCTTGGCTCGAGGGTTACGCGACTACGGCGGGACGAGCACGGTGTCGGGTGGTGGGGGTCCTTGGGCGACGACCTTCCTGTTCGGTCTTCCATGCATAACTAGACCCCTTGGTGCCACTCAGCGCATGTTGGCGATCCGTGGCTAAATTCTCAGCCCGTCCCGTTTAGCGAACCATCACCGGCGACGGATGAAGACGATCTGGGCCCCGCGCCCAGATCGCCAGGACCGTCCCACGTGGGTGTCCTATACGGAACACGGTCGCGGTGACCGCGTCCGCAAGCGGATCGGTGACCGGGACGGGACTATCCAACGGCGATGGCGCCGTGGTCCGCGGGCAGCAGTGCGTGTGAGCGGTGGTTTGCTGAAAACAGTTCGACACCGAATCGCTGTTACTGACACGCTGCGGGACATGAGCCCCCGTCCATCTACTTCGCGGCTGGTGGCAGGCCTCCAGCAGGCGATGCCATCGGGGAGCCCGGTAGGGGATTCCGGCATCGTGTTGGAGGTACGCGCTACCGGTAGCGACGCTGTGGTGCTGCTGCGATGGGCTCGCGACCCGAACACCTACGGCGTCCCGATCTCGCTGGATGAAGCAGCCACCATCTACAGCGGGGCCAACGAGAGCATCGAGGAACACCTTTCCGAGATCGAAATACTCCTCATGGAGGAGTTGGGAACTGGTCTGGTGTCCCGGGCCCGGCGGCGGCTTGCGGGAGATTACATCGAGCTGACCGGGCCGGACTGGCCCGCTGACCACCGATTCGCCGAACAGGTCATATATCCAGATAGCGATCAGCTCAGAACATTGGCGTCTGTGACACGTGCAGATGGGATAGACCCGGCGGTCGCGTTGGCTAGCGCCAAGGCCGGGTCACTGGTGGCGTGGGTTGTTGCTTACGAGGACAACCGGCACGGTGGGCCGTACGTGGGCCAGGCGGTCATCACTGGCCACCCCGGTGAACCTGCGGTCCTGCAAATGGTGCAGCTGAGCCAGGACGCGGTACCTCACACGGTCGCCCTCGACCTGGCCCGCCTGGCCGGCCACTGCGCCGGGGAAGCGGGCTACCTCTCAGTGCGCACCAAAGTGGACCTGCCCGAGCTCGACCTGCTCGGCTACCGCCCTAATGAGGACGGCACTTGGAGGGTTGACACCACGTTCTTGAACGAGGACCAAGACCGGGCGAGCATCCTGCTCACTGATGCTCGCCGCGACTCGACCGCG
This portion of the Dermatophilaceae bacterium Sec6.4 genome encodes:
- a CDS encoding GNAT family N-acetyltransferase translates to MKIRPATAVDVATAPDWLEGVDLRPDRWRDQWTRAAVGFDAETKALLAVGRIFTSRVHDDRYWTEIMVAPPLRRRGHGTRIAEHLATLRPDPWPMCDRGFVGTERVLFSRSLGALPYQTCPPEHVRTADAAGLATSGAVQTQRGTDVGINELRRAWVDLYAWMHADWSPVAAGFEESLLEDFQDVDLVHTRVVVVDGQIRAGAFVFPDEPHPVVVAECRTRTETNGLMLLRACVRDSLLSLSVSNVTDVDFDGHDTDRHFRPLLQEIPASGTAFELLEWN
- a CDS encoding methyltransferase domain-containing protein; the protein is MGDFSAGEDIWTERLGNLRNTVRQELIGRHLDDHVRDGARVLDIGCGQGTQAIRMARRGCSVTGVDPSEQLFARCAADAEVAGVAVDLHQGHLQDLDAVLGDRTFEVVCAHGVLMYLDDPLLALDVLSDRVAPGGLLSVTFRNGDALAFRPGLRGQWQAAVEAMDATTYVNEIGVRARADRLETVTDHLIRRGMSIEAWYGVRVFTDALPSEQSAVVGPDLEWLLRAEQQACARDPYRRLASQLHVLAQQPDPSQPHGPTAR
- a CDS encoding ribbon-helix-helix domain-containing protein — translated: MVSEEQIQQWADEAEAGYDVEELKRRGRGRPGRGAEPMQVVAVRLTAEEVATLDEVAKREHLSRSEAIRRALADFAA
- a CDS encoding toxin; the encoded protein is MKVHRSALKHGVSSEDAVQAADWPQWIEPLEDDGWPHRELRLGFDTQARLLETVVLIFDSGEELVIHAMPARKQFWELVP